A single window of Mycobacterium sp. ITM-2016-00318 DNA harbors:
- a CDS encoding DUF2694 family protein, with the protein MTEESFTAATPDNAIFVRVALAGHTLGVQIEPAAMKRPAIDIARSIMACNDVAYLRGQLVIRAELEGRSIPVDDMPTEQDLADAERKLAEL; encoded by the coding sequence TTGACTGAGGAGTCCTTCACCGCCGCGACGCCGGACAACGCCATCTTCGTCCGGGTCGCACTCGCAGGCCACACCCTCGGCGTGCAGATCGAGCCCGCCGCCATGAAGCGACCGGCCATCGATATCGCACGCAGCATCATGGCGTGTAACGATGTCGCCTATCTGAGGGGGCAGCTGGTGATCCGTGCCGAGTTGGAGGGGAGGTCGATCCCGGTGGACGATATGCCCACTGAACAGGACCTCGCCGACGCCGAGCGGAAGCTGGCGGAGCTGTAG
- a CDS encoding type VII secretion target: MTTIRITPSLLNQVALQHDNVADEIAVARNASEEILALVATHGPIMHQFKAAANDVVRRRESAFADHEAAHRAAADNLRSIAKRFADQEEINAAAVRLD, translated from the coding sequence ATGACTACCATCCGCATCACCCCGTCGTTGTTGAATCAGGTTGCGCTGCAGCATGACAACGTCGCCGACGAGATCGCGGTGGCCCGCAACGCATCCGAGGAGATCCTCGCGTTGGTGGCCACGCACGGACCGATCATGCATCAGTTCAAGGCGGCCGCCAACGACGTCGTACGGCGCCGTGAATCGGCGTTCGCCGACCACGAGGCCGCGCACCGCGCCGCAGCCGACAACCTGCGCTCCATCGCAAAACGGTTCGCCGACCAAGAAGAGATCAACGCGGCGGCGGTCCGCCTTGACTGA
- a CDS encoding DUF4226 domain-containing protein encodes MTQPAVESQSGRAADAVRTLQNELSKSYSDMRSAEVQLTEAILSAHAVTVSGRARLQDIQRQLIEAINNPVAALDTPAGERQFLMFLRSKIAEIQGIVDAGALTDEDHAKLTRALGSGYLLAGSQRGEPMAPATAQAGAPMADEAAGMVPAIGSALGSLPQAAQGAAAAPAQGAGGLAGAASPLAGLVSGLLERGGHADIAEDSAEKTEDSDERAPDEEDYEAGEDDEAGEDVEDDARDRPADPHPPSDREPPTSGPAQTRPARLL; translated from the coding sequence GTGACGCAACCGGCCGTCGAGTCTCAGTCCGGCAGGGCCGCCGACGCGGTCCGGACACTCCAGAACGAGCTCAGTAAGAGTTACTCCGACATGCGCTCGGCGGAAGTTCAACTGACCGAGGCGATCCTGAGCGCACATGCGGTGACGGTTTCCGGCCGCGCGCGGCTGCAGGACATCCAGCGGCAGTTGATCGAGGCCATCAACAATCCGGTCGCGGCGCTCGATACGCCCGCGGGCGAGCGTCAGTTCCTGATGTTTCTTCGCAGCAAGATCGCCGAGATCCAAGGCATCGTCGACGCTGGCGCACTCACCGACGAGGACCACGCCAAGCTGACCCGCGCACTCGGCAGCGGCTACCTGCTAGCGGGCTCGCAGCGTGGTGAGCCCATGGCGCCCGCGACAGCGCAGGCAGGTGCGCCGATGGCCGACGAGGCTGCGGGCATGGTGCCCGCGATCGGCTCCGCCCTCGGTTCCTTGCCTCAGGCGGCGCAGGGCGCGGCCGCCGCTCCTGCCCAGGGGGCGGGCGGGCTGGCCGGTGCGGCATCGCCGCTGGCCGGGTTAGTTTCGGGTCTTCTCGAGCGTGGAGGCCACGCCGACATCGCCGAGGACTCGGCCGAAAAGACCGAGGACAGCGACGAGCGCGCGCCGGACGAAGAAGACTACGAAGCCGGCGAAGACGACGAAGCCGGCGAAGACGTGGAAGACGACGCGCGAGACCGTCCTGCCGACCCGCACCCGCCCAGCGATCGCGAGCCGCCGACGAGCGGTCCCGCGCAGACCCGGCCCGCCCGCCTTCTGTAG
- a CDS encoding HPr family phosphocarrier protein — translation MAEMTVTVGSAIGLHARPAAIIAEAAVNAAVPVSLSTDGGEPVDAGSALMIMTLGAANGAQVTVHCDDDATLKKIAELVEQDLDA, via the coding sequence ATGGCAGAAATGACCGTGACCGTCGGATCGGCGATCGGCCTGCACGCACGGCCCGCGGCGATCATCGCCGAGGCCGCCGTCAACGCGGCTGTGCCTGTATCGCTTTCGACGGACGGCGGTGAGCCCGTCGACGCCGGCTCGGCACTGATGATCATGACGCTCGGTGCGGCCAACGGCGCGCAGGTGACCGTGCACTGCGACGACGACGCGACGCTGAAGAAGATCGCCGAGCTCGTCGAGCAGGATCTCGACGCATAG
- a CDS encoding fructose-specific PTS transporter subunit EIIC, with protein MTSTASRPIIDADLILLDVDAGADKQAVIARLVGRLADSGRTTDAEGLIAAAMAREGQSATGLPGGIAIPHCRSPHVETASIGFARLRPPVDFGAPDGPADLAFLIAAPEAGGAEHMKLLSSLARALVRKEFVQSLRDASTTDEVVGLVGEVLNPGEKPKPAAPAEEPVAAEPRTLVAITACPTGIAHTYMAADSLAAAAKAAGVTLHVETQGSSGSTPLDPSTIARADAVIFATDVGVKDKGRFAGKPVVASGVKRAINEPAKMVAEALAAAGNPNAARVEGSGYGTPASAAQAGGVGWGTRTRQILLTGVSYMIPFVAAGGLLIALGFLFGGYEIANKPDGGTQSFANMYALENSLWNLPPGGFAQYLGAVLFSLGGLAFSFLVPALAGYIAFAIADRPGIAPGFTAGAVAVFVGAGFIGGIVGGLIAGFAALWISKWAVPQWFRGLMPVVIIPLCASLVVGLLMFMLLGRPLAAATTGLTNWLSGMSGTSAVLLGVILGLMMCFDLGGPVNKAAYAFATAGLTAATTTSFEIMATVMAAGMVPPLAMALATFVRPQLFSEPERENGRAAVLLGACFISEGAIPFAAADPFRVIPSMMFGGAITGALCMATGVTSRAPHGGIFVFFAIGHIIWFIIAILVGTVAGALAVMAAKQFAKPAASVDETPALATA; from the coding sequence ATGACCAGCACCGCTTCCCGGCCCATCATCGACGCCGATCTGATACTGCTCGACGTCGATGCGGGCGCAGACAAGCAGGCCGTGATCGCACGCCTTGTCGGCAGGCTCGCCGATTCCGGGCGCACCACCGACGCAGAAGGACTCATCGCCGCGGCCATGGCCCGCGAGGGACAGTCGGCGACCGGATTGCCCGGGGGCATCGCGATACCGCACTGCCGCTCACCGCATGTCGAGACGGCATCGATCGGATTCGCCCGCCTGCGGCCGCCCGTCGACTTCGGCGCCCCCGACGGCCCCGCCGATCTGGCGTTCCTGATCGCGGCGCCTGAGGCGGGCGGCGCCGAGCACATGAAGCTGCTCTCCAGCCTGGCCCGCGCGCTGGTCCGCAAGGAGTTCGTGCAGTCGCTGCGGGACGCCTCCACCACCGACGAGGTGGTCGGCCTTGTCGGCGAGGTGCTCAACCCCGGCGAGAAGCCAAAGCCAGCCGCACCGGCCGAGGAGCCCGTCGCTGCCGAGCCGAGAACGCTCGTGGCGATCACCGCCTGCCCCACCGGAATCGCCCACACCTACATGGCCGCCGACTCGCTCGCCGCCGCGGCGAAAGCAGCCGGCGTGACGCTGCACGTCGAGACGCAGGGCTCGTCGGGCAGCACCCCCCTGGACCCGTCGACGATCGCCCGAGCCGACGCGGTCATCTTCGCCACAGATGTGGGAGTGAAGGACAAGGGCCGGTTCGCGGGGAAGCCGGTCGTCGCATCCGGCGTCAAGCGCGCGATCAACGAGCCGGCCAAGATGGTCGCCGAAGCGCTTGCCGCAGCGGGCAATCCGAACGCCGCCCGCGTCGAGGGCAGCGGTTACGGGACGCCCGCGAGCGCGGCGCAGGCCGGCGGCGTCGGCTGGGGCACCCGCACCCGGCAGATCCTGCTCACCGGCGTGAGCTACATGATCCCGTTCGTCGCGGCCGGTGGTCTGCTCATCGCGCTGGGCTTCCTGTTCGGCGGCTACGAGATCGCCAACAAGCCCGACGGCGGCACCCAGTCGTTCGCCAACATGTACGCGCTGGAGAACTCGCTGTGGAACCTGCCGCCCGGCGGCTTCGCGCAGTACCTCGGCGCGGTGTTGTTCAGCCTCGGCGGACTTGCCTTCAGCTTCCTGGTGCCCGCGCTCGCCGGCTACATCGCGTTCGCGATCGCCGACCGGCCCGGCATCGCGCCCGGATTCACAGCAGGTGCGGTGGCCGTATTCGTGGGCGCCGGGTTCATCGGCGGCATCGTCGGCGGCCTCATCGCAGGCTTCGCGGCGCTGTGGATCAGCAAATGGGCTGTCCCGCAGTGGTTCCGAGGGCTGATGCCGGTGGTCATCATCCCGCTGTGCGCGTCGCTCGTCGTCGGCCTCCTGATGTTCATGCTGCTCGGTCGCCCGCTCGCCGCGGCTACGACGGGCCTGACCAACTGGCTCAGCGGGATGTCCGGCACGTCGGCCGTCCTGCTCGGCGTCATCCTCGGCCTGATGATGTGCTTCGACCTCGGCGGCCCGGTCAACAAGGCGGCCTACGCATTCGCCACCGCAGGGCTGACCGCAGCCACCACGACGTCCTTCGAGATCATGGCCACGGTGATGGCCGCCGGTATGGTGCCACCGCTCGCGATGGCGCTGGCGACCTTTGTGCGGCCGCAACTGTTCAGCGAGCCCGAGCGGGAAAACGGCCGGGCCGCTGTACTTCTCGGCGCATGCTTCATCTCCGAGGGCGCCATCCCGTTCGCGGCCGCCGACCCGTTCCGCGTGATTCCGTCGATGATGTTCGGCGGTGCGATAACCGGCGCCCTCTGCATGGCGACGGGCGTGACCTCGCGGGCACCGCACGGCGGCATCTTCGTGTTCTTCGCGATCGGCCACATCATCTGGTTCATCATCGCGATCCTCGTCGGCACCGTGGCCGGTGCGCTTGCCGTCATGGCCGCCAAGCAGTTCGCGAAGCCGGCCGCCAGCGTCGACGAAACGCCCGCGCTCGCGACCGCTTGA
- a CDS encoding 1-phosphofructokinase family hexose kinase, whose translation MIVTVTPNPSLDRTVTLATPLTRGAVHRVSSVTTEPGGKGVNVARALSLAGVDAVALLPASGTDPMVVALRDIGVPFRCVPITAAVRTNIAVTEMDGTTTKINEPGAPMDAAAVDALARSVVGSAEHASWVVMSGSLPPGMPDTWFAEIVALLAPYPCMVAVDTSDRPLAALVDGLDRAAPDLIKPNAEELAGVIGFSPQALEAAVTAGDPEPVVLAAQRLVDRGIGAVLATLGAAGAVLVNDTGSWLATPPPIEPRSTVGAGDSSLAGYIRADVGGAEPPRRLQMAVAYGSAAAALPGSALPTPAEIDLDAVVLSAVSPAANPAC comes from the coding sequence ATGATCGTCACCGTCACACCGAACCCGAGCCTGGACCGCACGGTCACCCTCGCGACGCCGCTCACCCGCGGCGCGGTGCACCGGGTCAGCTCGGTGACCACCGAGCCCGGCGGTAAGGGGGTCAACGTCGCGCGGGCGTTGTCCCTCGCGGGCGTCGACGCCGTGGCGCTGCTGCCCGCGTCGGGCACCGATCCGATGGTGGTCGCCCTGCGGGACATCGGCGTGCCGTTTCGCTGTGTGCCCATCACCGCGGCGGTGCGGACCAACATCGCCGTCACCGAGATGGACGGCACGACAACAAAGATCAATGAGCCCGGCGCCCCCATGGACGCCGCCGCCGTCGACGCACTCGCCCGTTCCGTCGTCGGCAGCGCCGAGCATGCCTCGTGGGTGGTGATGTCGGGATCGCTGCCGCCGGGTATGCCGGACACCTGGTTCGCCGAGATCGTCGCGCTGCTCGCGCCGTACCCGTGCATGGTCGCCGTCGACACCTCAGACCGCCCGCTGGCCGCTCTGGTCGACGGACTCGACCGCGCCGCCCCCGATCTGATCAAACCCAACGCCGAGGAGCTCGCCGGCGTCATCGGCTTCTCGCCGCAAGCGCTGGAAGCCGCAGTGACTGCGGGCGATCCAGAACCCGTCGTCCTCGCAGCGCAGCGGCTCGTCGACCGCGGCATCGGCGCGGTGCTCGCCACCCTCGGGGCTGCCGGCGCCGTCCTCGTCAACGACACGGGCAGCTGGCTCGCCACCCCGCCGCCCATCGAACCGCGCAGCACCGTCGGCGCAGGCGACTCCAGTCTGGCCGGCTACATTCGCGCCGACGTCGGGGGCGCCGAGCCGCCGCGACGGCTGCAGATGGCCGTCGCATACGGCAGCGCCGCCGCCGCCCTGCCGGGCTCCGCCCTGCCCACCCCGGCCGAGATCGACCTCGATGCCGTTGTCCTCTCGGCTGTTTCCCCCGCCGCCAACCCCGCCTGTTAG
- a CDS encoding DeoR/GlpR family DNA-binding transcription regulator, which produces MYAEERQQAIASLVISQGRASVAELAETYDVTTETVRRDLAVLDRAGLLRRVHGGAVPVRALKLVESGVGERENTRAEHKDAIAAAAAEFFPRSGASVLLDAGTTTSRVAAALPSDRELNVVTNSVPIAARLAAVPSVSLQLLGGRVRGLTQAAVGEHVLRVLETLRVDIAFIGTNGISVRHGLSTPDSEEAAVKRAMIASANFVVVVADSSKVGREDFISFSPLSSVDALVTDSELSGAYREQLTEQGIEVVIA; this is translated from the coding sequence ATGTATGCCGAAGAGCGTCAGCAAGCGATCGCCTCGCTGGTGATCAGCCAGGGCCGCGCCTCCGTGGCCGAGTTGGCTGAGACCTACGACGTCACCACCGAGACGGTCCGCCGCGACCTCGCCGTCCTCGATCGCGCCGGGCTGCTGCGGCGCGTACACGGCGGCGCCGTACCTGTGCGTGCGTTGAAGTTGGTCGAGTCCGGCGTCGGAGAGCGCGAGAACACCCGCGCCGAGCACAAGGACGCCATCGCCGCGGCAGCGGCCGAGTTCTTTCCGCGTAGCGGCGCCAGCGTGCTGCTCGACGCGGGCACCACCACAAGCCGGGTCGCCGCCGCGCTGCCGTCCGATCGCGAGCTGAACGTCGTGACGAACTCGGTACCCATCGCGGCCCGGCTGGCCGCAGTGCCGTCGGTGTCGCTGCAACTGCTGGGCGGCCGGGTGCGCGGCCTCACCCAGGCGGCCGTCGGCGAGCACGTACTGCGCGTGCTCGAGACATTGCGTGTCGACATCGCGTTCATCGGCACCAACGGCATCAGCGTCCGGCATGGACTGTCCACCCCCGACAGCGAGGAGGCCGCGGTTAAGCGCGCGATGATCGCCAGTGCGAACTTCGTTGTGGTGGTCGCGGATTCGTCGAAAGTCGGCCGGGAGGACTTCATCAGCTTCTCACCGCTGTCGAGCGTCGACGCGCTGGTCACCGACTCCGAGCTCAGCGGCGCCTACCGCGAGCAACTCACCGAGCAGGGCATCGAAGTCGTGATCGCATGA